The sequence GCCACAGATCAAGCGCCTCTACAGCTGAAATCTTGATATCCATTTCCCACCCGACGTTACTAGGAAACCCAGCCCCATGGCCTTGCGTCTATTTTGCATGCAACGGACATATCGGCCAACGCCCGAAAAAGGAACAGAAACATTCAGCATCCGGAATGACTGCCTTACAAAGGCCCAACAAAATGGAGAAAAAAGACAAACATAATTGCATGCGGTTAAACACGCCGTACGAAGCGGTCCTGCAGCACGGAAAAGATTGCTTTCAGCGTCATGGCTTCTCCACCAACCGGACGACCGGGACGCGCCTTCTGATTCCAGGAAAACAGGTCTATGTGAGCCCACGGCGTGGAATTCGACACAAAAGCCTGCAAGAAAAGGGCTGCCGTAATGGCACCGGCCATCCCACCTTCCGGTGCATTGTCCAGATCGGCAATACGACTCTCAACCATGGCGCGGTAACCATCCCACAAGGGCATATGCCACAAGGGATCCTGCTCGCGCTGACCCGCTGCAACAAGATCAGCAGCAAGCGTATCTTGGTTGGAAAAAAGCGCCGGCAGTTCAGGCCCAAGAGCAACGCGTGCCGCACCGGTCAAAGTAGCAAAGTCAATCATCAGGTCCGGCTTCTCACTGTCCCCTTCGGCAAGAGCATCAGCAAGGATCAGCCGGCCTTCTGCATCTGTATTGGATATTTCAACAGTCAGCCCCTTGCGGGTTCTGAGAATATCACCCGGACGCATGGCATTGCCTGCCACGGCATTGTCCACGGCTGGCACCAGAACCCTGAGCCGGACCGGCAAGCGGGCATCCATAACCAAGCTGGCCAACGCCAGGGCATGAGCAGCTCCCCCCATATCCTTCTTCATCAGGCGCATGCCAGAAGAAGGCTTGAGATCAAGACCGCCCGTATCAAAGCACACCCCCTTGCCAACTAGGGTCAGCCTGGGCGCGGATGGATCACCCCACCGTATGTCAATCAGACGCGGAGCACGCGGCGAGGCACGCCCAACCATATAAATGGCCGGATAGTTACGACCTGACAGAGCCTCCCCCACAATAACCTCGAGAGAAGCCCCATAGCGTTGAGCCAGACCACGGGCGGCATCTTCCAGTCCGGACGGCCCCATATCCTCCGCCGGTGTATTAACCAGGTCACGAACCCACTCAATAGCTCCAACCCAGCGGCCCACAGCCGCATGATCAACGCCTGCGGGCCAGACCATGCGGGCAGGTACCCGCTCCTCCTGACAGCGATAACGATCGAAACGATAAGCTCCCAAAGCCCATGCCAGACAGGACTGCACGGTATCATCTGGATCCCGCACACCATCAAGGGACCAGACTCCAGCCGGAAGAGACAAAGGGAGATCAGACAGGGCCCACGGATCAAAGCCATCGCCAAGACCAACCAAGGCACAGGACAAAGAGCCATCCCCGGACGGCAAGAGGCACATCTCGCCCACTCCAGCGGTAAATCCCGATGCTGCGGCAAAAGGAGGAATATCGTCCCCCGCCCGGACCAAACGAACCGGACGAACCACAGAAGAGGTGTCTATCTCTGCTGGGCTGACAAAAACCGAAAGAGGCATTTTCATCCTGTCTGTTTAGCGTACTTCAAAAGCAACAAGGCTTGCACTCAATCGCCTTTGCCCATGTCCGTGTAAGCCTTGCGTGCCCCATCATGAAGAGGAATACCAAGCCCGTCACGGGCCGTATCCGGAGACATGGAAGCTGCCCGCGGATGCCCCTTGCTGTAAAGGATCAAATGATTTGGATGCCACATGGACCGGGTAATGGCCTCAACAAAATCTGCAGACGTGCGCGTGGTTGTAATCATAAGCGCACCAACTGTAACGGTACGTATCGGCTTGCCACCCATACCAGTGTAGACATCTGCCGGTATTTCTCCGGTTGAAAAGAATGGATAACGCCCGACAAGCCGTTCCACAGCCGGCCCCTCAATTGGTACGAGGCGTGCAGACCCACTGTCCAGTAAACGCACGATCAGTTGTGTCGGGGCTCCGGAAACAAAAAACATGGCGTCCAGGGAACCGGCTATCAGATCATCGGCATCCTCTCCGGGTTTTTTATAGATCGGCTTGATGTCACCCATACTGATCCCAAAGGCCTCAAGGATGATGTGGGAGCCAACCAAGGTCCCGGACCCCTCTTCCCCAACACCGATGCGCTTACCTTTCAGGCCAGCCACCGATGTTATGCCCGAATCCGCACGCACAGCCAGATGAACGGCTTCCGGATACAGTCGAGCAATCGCCCTGAGTTCAGTGACAGCCCCCTTTCCCTTGTAAAGCCCGGAGCCGCTTTGGGCCCAGAAAGCAACATCTGCCTGCACAAGGGCAAAATCAAGGTCCCCGCGCGCCAGCCCTTCCACGTTCTCAACCGATCCGCTTGTCGACTGAGCAACCGCAATCAAGCCGGGAACTCCACAGCTCCCACCCCGGTCGCAGGGGCGCGAGCCTGGTGGGTTGGATAGTGCGTTTGCAATCAATCCCCCAACTGGAAAGTACGTTCCACCGGTTGGCCCCGTACCGATACGGACAAAACGGACATCCGCGCTTCCTTTGGTCTTGCTGTCAGACTCGCTGGCACAAGCAGGATAAGCCAAAGCTATGGCGCAAGCGAAAATCACACCGGCAAACGCCGATCCCCGCCACCCGGAAAACGCAGACGCAACAAACACGATCAACCTCCGGAAGGAAAAAACGACCGGGACCAAGCATAAGGGCGAGAAGGCACCCTGAAAAAACAATGACGAAACAGATAGTAATACAAACAT comes from Haematospirillum jordaniae and encodes:
- a CDS encoding leucyl aminopeptidase family protein; protein product: MPLSVFVSPAEIDTSSVVRPVRLVRAGDDIPPFAAASGFTAGVGEMCLLPSGDGSLSCALVGLGDGFDPWALSDLPLSLPAGVWSLDGVRDPDDTVQSCLAWALGAYRFDRYRCQEERVPARMVWPAGVDHAAVGRWVGAIEWVRDLVNTPAEDMGPSGLEDAARGLAQRYGASLEVIVGEALSGRNYPAIYMVGRASPRAPRLIDIRWGDPSAPRLTLVGKGVCFDTGGLDLKPSSGMRLMKKDMGGAAHALALASLVMDARLPVRLRVLVPAVDNAVAGNAMRPGDILRTRKGLTVEISNTDAEGRLILADALAEGDSEKPDLMIDFATLTGAARVALGPELPALFSNQDTLAADLVAAGQREQDPLWHMPLWDGYRAMVESRIADLDNAPEGGMAGAITAALFLQAFVSNSTPWAHIDLFSWNQKARPGRPVGGEAMTLKAIFSVLQDRFVRRV
- a CDS encoding TAXI family TRAP transporter solute-binding subunit; its protein translation is MFVASAFSGWRGSAFAGVIFACAIALAYPACASESDSKTKGSADVRFVRIGTGPTGGTYFPVGGLIANALSNPPGSRPCDRGGSCGVPGLIAVAQSTSGSVENVEGLARGDLDFALVQADVAFWAQSGSGLYKGKGAVTELRAIARLYPEAVHLAVRADSGITSVAGLKGKRIGVGEEGSGTLVGSHIILEAFGISMGDIKPIYKKPGEDADDLIAGSLDAMFFVSGAPTQLIVRLLDSGSARLVPIEGPAVERLVGRYPFFSTGEIPADVYTGMGGKPIRTVTVGALMITTTRTSADFVEAITRSMWHPNHLILYSKGHPRAASMSPDTARDGLGIPLHDGARKAYTDMGKGD